gttttccttggCATTGCGAGCTGAGCTTAATTACGGGTGCTTTTATCCGCGTTAATAACATTTGCAGTGCTGCAAGCCAGGACAGTGGGGTGAGGGCGGTGAAGACCTCTGCTccgggtgggagctgggggctgcaggggaaaagaGGCTGCTTGGCCCATGTGGGGCTGGATTAAATGGaaaaggagcaggcagcacgAGGTGCCCATCgcctcccatcccatcccatcccatcccatcccatcccatcccatcccatccatcccatcccatcccaccccaggctccctgcagcaccacccTGGGGAGGCAGCTTGCCAAAAAATGCGCCCTCGGCGCTCGTGTGCACGGGCACGGGCGGCGTTTGCGGAGCAGACCCAGGACACATCTCCCTGTCATTTACTCCTTGCTTCCTCCGAGAGCTGTCAAGGAGGATAAGAGGGTGCAAAGAACAACGGTAACACTCCAAATAATCAAAACCCTCTCTGAGAAGCAGATCCTGCCAGCTCAAAGCCAGCCTCCCTTgggaaaagcatttcaagcaccataaaaaaaaaaaaaaaaactctgtcTTCCAGGAACCACCCTGCTCACCGGCGTTCTGCAAAGGAGAGcgttcattttttatttatttataagcccaaataacaataacaaaatactAATAAGCTGGgaaggcaggggaaggcagctGCCTGATGCGGGGAGcgctggggagggcaggagagggcCAACGTGGTGCGGAAAGCAGCGCTGGCTGCAGCGTGTCCAGCAGCGCTGGCACCTGAGCACGGAGGATGTGGCTGCCTCTGCTGAGCAGGCAGGATCGGccccttttttttctgggttgcTTCGGTGGCAGCTTTCCAGGATAACTAAATAGGGCACGGCAGCCAGCGGGAAGCAAGCTGGAGGAACCCCAGCGGGTCCCAGCCCCAGGACAGGGGGACAAGGGGGCAAGGGGACAAGGGGAGGTGGCCACAAAGCAGCGTGGCTCTGGGGATGGGTGGAAAGTGTCTGAATTTCATGAGTGCCCCAGAATAACgagctcagctctgcaccaTCTGGGAGCTTCGCCTTCGGGCTGGCGGCAGCAGATGGGCACCGGAGTCGGGTCCGGGTTGGAGAGGTTGGTGTCACCTCCTGggctccaaaaaggagctgGTGGCAAGGCCTGGAGTGAGGCCACATGGCCCAGAGCTGCCCGAGGGGGTTGTAAATTTGGGCAGGGTGGATCAGCTTAGCGATGCCCGTGCACCTTGCTGCCATCCCCTGGCACTGAGCTGAGTTTTGGGAGCAGAGCAAACCGAGGAAAACTGGAGGAAAGCTCCGGGTTGTGGGCACCCCCTGTGCACCCCACATCCCGTCCTGCCTTGGGAAAGGATGGGTGGCGTGCAGGAGGGATGAAAGGCTCCAGAAATGGGCATTTGGGGAGCCAGGCAAGTTGTTAAGTGGAGTTTGCCAGGGAGGAAATCGGCTTAGCCAAGCGCTGACCCCCCCTGCCCCTGAGATGCAGGGCGCAGCCGTGCCCCCCGTCCCCAACCCAGTACCCCaatccccagcccagcaccccgGTGCCCAGCCTGGCACAGATTTGATTAGAAAAGCCAGGAATGGGCTAATTGAGCTTCCcaaggctgctgcaggcacaaaTTGGACGTGGCCAGCTCCGAAACCAGGCcgctccccagctcctcctgcgcATGCTGAATCTTCATTTAGGCAGCCGCTCCTGTCAATTAGCTCGGGGCCTCTCGTTAGCAGCCTGGCATTGCTGGGCCTGCCAGGGCTCCCAGCGGGGCTGCGGCGTCTGAAATAAGCCTGGAAGCTGGGCTGGCTCCTCCAAACCCCATTGCCGTGGGCTGGTTGGAGCAGCTCCTCGTagcttcccctccctgcccggcTCCAGGGCTGCGCCTCCCAAACCTTCCCAAGCTTTTGGGTTGGAATCGAGGCTTTTGCATCTTCCCGAGCAGCTCTGGGGGcgtgcagcagagctgcaaacaGGTCATTACACAAACAAGCCGTGTGCTCGGGCTGATGCTCTCCGAAATGCCGCGGCGATGAGCGCCGAGCTCTCCTCCAGGGCTGCACATCCCCAGGCAGACGCAAGCGCAGAGGTGAGCGGCGAAGGGGAGCCAAATTTGGGCcaaaaaggtcttttttttttccccaaaacagccttgcctgcctgcagagcctgccctgccagctgcagggctggggacatgtccccgtggtgtccccatggtgtccccgcggtgtccccagcaccccaggcaAGGTCAGGATCCGACCCCGCAGCCagccagggagagcagcagctggagacgTGGATCCAGTTGACTTGCTCTGGGTAATATCTCTTGATTATTTCACTGCAGCATGCTGAGGCTGCAGAGTAATCGAATTAGGCAAATATTATGGGGAAGAAAATGGGCAGATAAGTAGCTTAAAGTGATCGAAATGACCTGGAGGTGGCCATGCAAATGGTCTGTATAATATCCTGTAATAACCCtgtccaggcagcttctggGAGGCTGGATTCCAGTAATAGGGTGTCTGATCAGCCTCACtcgcagcagaggggctgggagcaagcccaggagctggagaatcccagggggctcagcccaggacccccccaaatcccctggCCCCAGGCAGCATCCCCCAGCACTGGGAGGGGGATGGGATTTCCACCAGGGGAGGACATGGAGAGATCCCAAAACAGCACCGGTACACGCTGGGTGGGGtaaaagggggagaaaggaTTCCAAGCACATCCCCACGGGGCTAAAAGCTGCGTTTCAAACAcctcccgtcccctcctgtccctccGCACAGGTaggggagcaggagcagtgAAAGGAGGGGATAAAAATAGGTTCCCCAGCAAAGAAAGCAGCCTGAGCCGTCAATCCAGCTGCCTTCCCGGGAGGCTGACACCGCCGGCGNNNNNNNNNNNNNNNNNNNNNNNNNNNNNNNNNNNNNNNNNNNNNNNNNNNNNNNNNNNNNNNNNNNNNNNNNNNNNNNNNNNNNNNNNNNNNNNNNNNNNNNNNNNNNNNNNNNNNNNNNNNNNNNNNNNNNNNNNNNNNNNNNNNNNNNNNNNNNNNNNNNNNNNNNNNNNNNNNNNNNNNNNNNNNNNNNNNNNNNNTTTTTGAGGCCAAATccttgcttttcccttctcttctctcccttcccgGAGCACTCAGGGAGAGAAAATCCTCCTGGCAAGGAGAGGCAGGACCCGAGCTGGAAAGGGGGCTGCAGCTTTTGTCTCCCCCCCAAAATTTGTGCCGTCAGCCTGTGCGGGATGACTTCCACAAGGCACGCGGAGCCGCAGTCGGCAGCGAGGAGCCGAAATCTCGCCCCGATCCGTGTCAGCGCCCTAATCGCAGGCGACAGGCGGGCTCTGCGGCTGCTCGGAGATGATAATATTGGTGTCAGGAAGCATCAAGCGGAGGAGGCGCCTTTCAAAGGGGGGATTACGCTCCTcgcaggagggaaggaagcgGCCCTAATCCCGGCTGCTGGATCCCGAGGGCTCGGGGAAGCGGCTCGGAGAGGCCCGGGCTGGTTTTGCTCCCGGTGTGCCACGGAGGAAGGGAAAAGTGCAAGTGTGCAAACGTGCACAAGCACAGAGGGTGGAAATAGGGGCTGTTTTCCCCATCACCCCATCACCTGCTTTTCCTGCGCCCACCTCCTGCCTTCAATCCCCATCCCGGGGAGGAAAAGTGGGGCTGAGGAGCGAGCCCAGGTGCAGAAGCGAAGCTCCCCCTTTGCGCCTCGAGCTGCTTTCCCCCGTCTGCGGGCACGGCTGCCAAGGCAGAATTTATTAGCATGCAATCTGCTCTCATCTGGGACGCCGGAGagaggggaaacaaacaaacgaatGTAAGAgctgagggctgggggtgcGAGGTATGGGTGGGAGGCAGCCCTTTAGGGTCACATTTTTCATTCACTGCGAGCCTTTTTGGCCAGCTgagcctccctcctgccccaaaacTCTTTGCACTCGTGGAAGGATGACCAAAAAACTCTGAGATATCAGTGTGGgagttcctgctgctggtgcatcGGGTCAGagctgttttggggctgggtgCGCCCAGAACCGGCAGCCAAATCTCCGCTCAGAGCTGGGGGGCTATGAAATGGAGGAGACGaggcagggctggtggctgcattttatttcattttattttgtccatgagggagagaaaaaacccttctctctcttctcttagCGCTGAGCCAAAGCAGAAGCTCGCGGCACTGCGCTGTGCGGGTGCAGTGCTGCTCGCTCCCTGCCCGGCTGTGCTCCTTTCTAACCCATCCCTCCTTGGTGgctttaaattttgttttttgctcttttcccaCCAAATCCTGGCTGTCCCAGACCTGGCAATGTGCGCACTCTGTGCTCCTGCCTTTGATGCAGCAGAGACAGAGATGGAGACGGAGACGGAGACGGAGACggagatggagatggagatgaTGGAGAGCTGAGCCatggtgctggggagcagggcaggatgcgggggcacagggggctgcagaaagctgtggcacagcagctggggaaagggCTGGAGCAACAGAAtttcccccccccggggggcgaTTTAGGGATCAATAACCCAGAGAGCACAGAGCGCAGCAGCCCTGGAACTTGCTGATGGGAGCAAAACGGGGGCACAGCGAGCCCGAAGGAGGAAAAAGGGCACAAAGTGCAGGAGGATGGGCCGGGGCTGACAGCTAACAGGGCTTTGGGGGCCGTAAATTGATGAGGGCTGGGATAATGCGCAGTAGGTTACAagggggggacggggggagcACTGTgcttaatggggaaaaaagtaatcGGGTCGTAGGTAATGGgtctgggggaggaaggggcgGGTGGCAGCTCCACGGACCTGCAGGAGCATCAGGGGACGGGGTGAGGAcgtgctccccagcagcagcagggccgtgGGAGCTGGGATAATTCAAAGCCCATGTGGAGCCTCCATCCCGGCCTCCCCAGAGGCACCAGCCCCCCAcgctgcctccccccagccctcttttccctcctaatcccattttggggaaaaatccCCAGCTTTTGGCTCTCTTCCTGCAGGCCGTACCCGCAGAGACACCACCTTTGCCCCTGCAGGACACCGAGGTGGCCGCgggttttaattaaaaccaacCCCTGCCCGCAGCTCCTGGACGCAATTAAGCATCCACCTGGCCCTGACCCCGCTGGCCGGGGATGTAATTAAGATGTGAgccgtgctgctgccctccgggggggcacggagcatccccaggacccctccaccccccccgtACCCTTCCCTTAGGGCTTTGGTTTTCACCTCCCCTCCACCCCGAGCACCCTGCGCTCACGGGGccggtgccagccccagccctcatTAAGCAGCACGCCCCCACTGCACTAATTACTCCTATTTATAAGCACCCAGCCTGTCCTCGACAAAGCCCGTtagccctcctcctgcaggagatGCTCCACATTGCCTGATTCCCCCCCAAATTAATTCAGCGGGGCCCCCGCGGGCTGCGTTGCGTTGATCTTGGTGGGGAAAAGCGGGGTGCGGGAGGGTTTAGGAGCCCCCCACGGGTGTTCCCGCTGCTgggtgaaaacagaaaagtctttttgctcccccaccagctcctggggctgcgcTCGCTGCCTGGCAGAGAGGGAAAGCTGCTCTGAGCTCTGTTAACACCTTCCCTGTAATTCCACATGGCAGCGCTCAGCGCGCTCCCTGCACCTGCAGCCGGCTGTGCCAAGGTGCCTACGGGCGGCTCGGGCTCACACCGACCGAAATCGGCCTGGAAAAGGGCAGGCCAGGCctgggatgggaagggaaaggaaaaaaaaatcattcgTCTGCTGCTCGAGCATAAATCCAGCCAGGGAGGCTGTTCAGGGGGATCTTGGGAGCCGCTGGCATCCTTCGCTGCAgagggctgagcagcaggagctgctccacgGCTGGCTGGAGGGGCAGCGGGCTCCTTGCCAGCCTGGGAATTGAATCCAAAATCCTCCTGATTGTGCTCCGTGGGTACCAAGGCTGGGGCAGCTTGCTGCATGGCCGGCATCCCCCTGGGGTCACCAGCATCCCCCTGGGGCCACCAGCATCCCCATGGGGCCACCAGCATCCCCCTGGGGTCTCCAGCATCCCCATGGTGTTCCCAGCATCCCTGTGGGGTCTCCAGCATCCTTTTGGGGCTGCCAGCatccccatggggacaccagcaTCCCACTGGCATCTCCAGGATCCCCTTGGGGCCACCAGCATCCCACTGGCATCTCCAGCATCCTTTTGGGAACACCAGCATCCCCCTGGGGCCACCAGCATCCCTGCCCTTCATGCAGAGCCACCTGGAGGATGCTGGCACAAACGCACAGGGTCTTTTTCAGCGGTGAGCAGGCGACGgggtcccctcctgtccccaaacCACACCACTGCCACCAGCTCGCCCCGAGCACGTCCCCTGCCCTGCATCCCCAAGCGCTCCCCGGCGAGGCGGCGCAGCGGCGCATTGCTCATTCCCGCGGCACGCCGGAGCCATCTGGATGGTGTTGGCCCTTCTGCCACGCCACCGAGGATCGTTAACACAAAGCATATGCTTTGtttgaaattaataataattcgAGGCTctcgccagctgctggtaattGGCTCCCCTTTCGCAGAGATAAACCGAGAGCAGCAGGGTGGAAATTCAGCCACTTCCCGGCTCCTTTTCTAATGAGATGAGCGAACGTCCCCGGGAAAGGTGTCCCTTCTGCTGGGGACACCGTGACACCAGCCAGGTGATGGCCTTTAATTAGGGGCTACACACACCCCAGGTGCAGGGTCCCACGCCGTGGCTGCCCCAAAACCCGGGGGTCCAGcagagccccgcagcccccctcgTGGAGCCCAGCAGGGGCAGGTTTGGGGAGCTCGTTTGCTGCCTAATTGCTGCCGTCAGCAGCGGATGAGCGCAGGGGGTGTATTTTTATCTCTCCTTGCCTCGGCAGCAGTCTGGGCAGGTGGGTGTCGGGAGGTTGGCGGGGATATTTATGTTGCAGCCCTGACAAAATCCGCCTGCGGGGGCTCTCTGTAAAACACACCGAGCGTTATTTTGCTCAGCCGGCGCGCACCGAGGGGAAGGGAAGGCGCTGAGCGCGTCCACCGCTTGGATATGGGCAGGAGTTGGGGATCCAGATTGGATCCAGGCTTTTAAATTCAAGCCAGGGACGTGGATGTAACGGGGAGGATGTGCAGCAGGGGGGATCTGCCCCCCAAAATTCGCTTGCTTTGCTTTGCGGAGTGATGGAGAGGAGCAAGGCGCACCCGGTGCGTGGGTGCTCTCCATCCAGGGCACCCTTCCTGCCCACCCCACAGCACAAACAGGCATCATTAGGGTCCAGCTTGTTAATGAGACACCCGAAATGAAGGTGTAGGAGTAGGGTGTGATACCCAAAGACCCTAAAGCCTCTCCCAGGCTCCGCTCACTGGGATTACTGGGCCCTGCACCGCCTCGTGTCCTCGCTGGATGCATTGCGCCGCTCCCGGCCACAGCTTTGGGATTTTGGGTTTTTCCCCAAAGCTGTCGGTACAAATACCACCAGATGGGCAGGAGGcaaagcagctctgcccaggaatTCAACCCCACTGATAGCAGGCGTTTGTAGGGTCGTGCCCTTGCCCTGTTTGCCCACATCTCAGCCGAAATCGCCCCGGATCGATGAGGGTCGGCCGAGCGCAGCGCCCCGGAGCTGCGCCGTGGCCGGCAGAGGCCACGGGATCAATGCAGAGTGAAGGAAATACGGCTGAGGACAGGCGGCTTTTACGGCTTCCTCCCCAAGAAAGGCTCGTTTTTATAGACTTCTGGTAATTGCCAATTAATTTCGCCGAGGCCAAGGGCAGGAAAGCAGCCCAGCTCTTCCAGAGCACCCATGCCGTGGTGGGCGAGAGCAGAACAGCCTCTTTGCCTCTTATTTTACCCTGCTGGACACAACAGATCTTGGTTTGTGCCCAACCCCTGAGGCTTTCCAACCAGCCCCTCTTCTTCCTGAGCTAATTCCCCCCGTGGATGTGCCCAGAGGTGAGCAGGGAAGAAAATCCAAATGGGATTGAGCTAGGGGCTGGCTGCGGCTCCGCTTTCCATACCCAAAATCTGGCTTCTGCCCCTGCACCTTCCACCGGTTCCCCTCATTCCCCATCCCAAGGACGTGGCCAAGAGCCTCGGCGCTCCAGAACCGAGACAGGCGGAGAGAATCCAGAGCCTCCCAATTAGGCAATTTTTCTGAATGAAGGGCCCTGCTCCGCCCTGCCCGGGGAAGGTGATTGACATAAATCCGCGGGCTGATTAGGGGCTTGTCATTTAGCACCTCTAATGCCTCCCCTCTAATAGCATTAGGGCCCTCCTCGGCGAGACGCTAATGCAGTTTGCAGCTGCACCGTGGCGCCTGGGATTCAGCCGGCCAGCGGCGAGCtcgctgcaggaggagcagggcccTGATGTGAGCAGGCAGCCGGGGAAAAAAGGAGCTGCCTTGGCGAGGTGCCCCGAGCACCCCTGCACCTCCCCGGGGGCTCgggtgctggaggtggcagcACCCAGCCGAGCCTTgcacccaggagcagcagcatctcctggaTGTGGGCAACACCCCCAACCcgctctgatttctttttttttttttttccttatttccttatttcccCATCCCCAAGTGCCCGTACCCATTTTCCATCCCTCTGACCCATCCAAGCCTTGCCCAGCTGTGCCATGGCACCCTCCCTGCTTTGTCCCCACGGGGCTGTGTCCCCAGTCTGTGCCATGGGACACCCGAAATGAAGGTGTAGGAGTAGGGTGCGATATCCAAAGACCCTAAAGACTCTCCCTGGCTCCGCTCTgatttgggtttgggtttgggtttggtttggatttgggtttggtttgggtttcccttcccacccctccgGCTAGGAGCAGGGCCGGGGCATTTGCTGGAGGAAGCGCCCCTGAAAGCTCCGAACAAATCTCTGTTTTGATTAGCTGTGCTCCTAAATGATTTATAATCAGCATAATACAATAACGACAATGACTCCCTAATCAGATTAAACCGCTCTCCATTTGTCTGGGGCTTTGCGCTGtaatctcttcctcctctccctgccatcGATTTTTGTTTCCTCGGCTCGAGTTgtgcccagccccacgctgAGGGGTTTTCCAGCCTCTGCATCCTTGCCTGGACTTCGTATTCCAGCACACATCCCCTTTTCCACACTAAAACCtcattttaggggaaaaaggagccTGGAGATGTTGGGGAAGCCAAGCGCAAGGTGTTGGGGTGGCCGAACACCACGGGCTTCACCCAGCCGTGCCACGAAATTTAATTAATGCAAGTCCCTCGTTAGCCTGGCTGGCACGGTACAAACCTCGTTAGAGCCCCAGGATCTTTAAGTGAGGTCCGGAAGGTGTTCCCACTTCTCCccttaatgaagaaaaatcgCAGCGGAGGCGGCCGGAGGGAGCGCGCGGCGTGCGCCGGGGTGGCAGCGGGGAGAGGAAGCCAGGCTGGAGGAGGGCGAGGAGTGAGGGCTGTGTTAACActgattaataataaataaccgCCGTAATGAGCCCTAATTAATAATAGCACATGCTTAAGGAATTGATTCCTGGCGCATGGCAGAATGCCGTTACAAGTCCCTGGTGCTCCGGCGGCGCCGCCGGTGCGGTGAGCGGCTGGGATCGCCCAGGGATGCAGGATGAGGGGATGGGAACGGGATGGGGACTGGGATCATCCCTCACCGCCACAGGAACAGCCCCAAAAAGGATGGGGAAAAGCCCAGGGAACATCGCAGTGcgtcctgctgcctcctgaacCCATCAGCAGCCAGCAGCGGTGCCACCGCCAGCATGTCCAGGGCACGGCGGTCCCCAGAGGCTCAGATGTCACCGGGATGGGCTGTGGGAGCCACGTTTATGGGAAGTCAGCTCCATGGGGAGACGCATTTATGGGATGTCAGAGCCAGGTGACAGCCAGGGAGAAAAGCCAGCACCAAACTCTGTGCTGCTTCGCCCTCTTCCTTGATCCGATATTCAGTCGCTGCACAAGCACGCTGaaaattttgttgttattttaattttctagctTTAATTTTCGGCAAATTTGTGCAGGAGCATCCCTGTGCCCTGCACACGGGGCAGCTGAGCCCGCTGCTGCGTGCCGAGGGGAGCGTGGCTGCCGGTGACCCGGTGGTTTCCCAGCCCCTCCAATTCACGGCGTGATAGATAGATTGATACGGAGCTTTAATCAGTGTAATATATAAAGCACTTAATTTGCCTTATTAAAAGTCTGCACTTTGGATTCTCAGGATCCAGGAAATTAACTCAAGCACCTCACCATTTATTTGATTGAAAGAGATCATAAATAATTCATGCCTTTCCTTCGCCTCCACTGGAAGACCTGCCGGGTGGCGGCGAAGGCGCTCCCAGCACCGCCGGCACCTCCCGAGGCCCCTCTGTCACCGTGTCCCCATGCAACTTGTCTCACCCCACGCTCCCTGGAGCTGCCCTCTTGCACCAGCTTGGGGTGCAGCGCCCCGTCCCCATACATCCTTTCCAGGGGTCCCTGtgccccgtggggctgggggctgcacacGGAGGTGCCACGCACGGTGTGGCCAGCTCCCAAAACAGCGGTGCCAGCGGCGCATGAAGCCAGCTGCCTCCCCAAAccacctcctcttcccctccctgtgAACCCTTTAGGGCTGTGCGTGATGGGGAGGTCACAGCGGAGCCGTCACCTCCCCAGGAGCTCATTTCTGTCCCCATCTCACTGCTCCTGAACACCCCACTCCAGCCAGCAACGCACCAGGGAAGCTGCACGCCGCGGGGCGGCCGGCTGCGGCGAGGTCCTGCTGCTTTTATTAGGAGGATAAATTGCACACGGAGCTGCCGCCGGGAGATAAGCGAGCACAGGGGAAACggctggggtgggcaggggcaggTAGGGCCAGCGCCTCTCCTTGGGGCTCGACGTCTCCGCCAAGGGCACccctggggctggaggtggccggcagcaggagcagattgatccggggcagggcaggctgcaggggggggCTCATCCTGGTGGTCCTGCTGCACGGGACAGAGAGGAGCCAGCCACTAAAATCACCCTGGCCATAAAGCCAAGCGTTTCATCTATAATTCAGCGGAGCTGGAAAGTGGCTCTACGCGAGATAAAACCCGGCTGAGAGAGTGGAAATTTATGCCaccgttttgtttttttttgctgagctgGGACGCGGCGCGACCTTCGGAGAGGTGCTGAGGGTGGGGGCAGCAGGATGGGGTGCTGAGTGTGACCACGGCCCTGTCCCAGCGAGGGCTGGGCGTGCTGATGTCCCCAAAAGGTGCACAGGAACCTGCACCTGGGGGTGTTTGCAGGGGGAGGGCTGGAAACGTTGCACGGCGGGGGCGCAACATCCAGCGGGGTGCATGGGGATGTGCACCGGGGAGCCCTTGTGGTGCGGGGTGGGGGGCTCTGGAGAGGGCAatatggggtggggagggggtcccTGGAGTGTGCAAAGCCACCTAGTTCTTATAGGGTGGGGTGTGCATCCCTGGAGTGTGCaatttggggtggggagggggtcccTGGAGTGTGCAAAGCCACCTAGCTCTTATAGGATGGGGTGTGCACCCCGAGGCTGTGCCCCACCAGCCAGTCCTTATGGTGTGGGTTGTGCACCCCCAGTTTGTGCACGGCCAGCCCCATGGTGCAGGATGGGCACCCTTCGGTCCATATTTTGCCATCCAGCCCCCAAGGCACGGGACATGCACCCCTGGGACCACCCTTTGCCCCCCACCCCTCGCAGCACCCCCAGCTCATCCCTGCGCCGTGCGCCACCAGCCAGCCCCGGGGcgcacggggccggggggggggggtcccgaggTCCTGccaggggagcagggcagggttTGGGGCGCGATGTGCCGGAGCAGGACGCACCCTTGGAAGCtgcgggggggggctggcaaAACCCCAGCCCCATTTTTTTGCCCGTACCACGGGCGGACACTGCCCTCCAGCGGGCTTCTCCCGGCCGCAGCTGGCCAGATGCGCACGGCTCTCGGGGGTGGGGAGGGACACCCAGCGCTCCCCCggccctcccccagcccctgcccccctCACTGCTGGTTCCTTTTCTTGGCAAACTGGAGGACCACGTTGTCGTACTCGGTGTCCCCGAGCCACTCCTTGCCCTGCGCCACGAAGGGTTGCCGGAGCGGGACGGCACGCTTGGGCACGGCGTAGTCGTCCCGCTGCGGGTTGTAGGGGTACTCGTGGCCCGAGGGCTCCTCCGGGGCCGCCTGCAGCCTCCACGCCTCCCCTTTCACCTCCTCGGGCTCGTCGTAGACGGTGTGGGCGCACAGCCCCTCGGGCTCATCGTAGATGTGCTCGGCCTTGGGGACGGAGGCGCGGGGCAGCGGGGCCCGCGCGCTCGTCTCGTGGATGCTGTCGTAGAGCGGGTCCGGAGCCTCCTCGGGGCCACGGAGCACGGCACCGAGCTGCCTGCCCAGCAGGGACTTGGCGATGGTGTCGAAGGGCACGGCGTATTCGGATTCAGCCCCTGCTTTAGCCGGAGcatcctgcctcctgcccttctccgGCACCTTCCCGGCACCACCCCGCTGGAGCGAGTTGCAGGGCTCGGCGTAGAGGCACTTGGCGGTGCCGCCGTCGCCACCGGGCTCCTCGTGGCCCTGCGTCCAGTTGGGCACCTTATTTTGGGCGCGTGGCCGCGGGCCGTCGTCCCCGGGGATGCCCCAGCGCTGCTCCTCGGcaccccggccccgctgcgcctCGATGGCCGACTCGATCACCTGGAAGATCTCGTTGCCTTGCCGCGTCTCGAACTCGAAGTTGCCCTCGCCGGAGGCGCAGCGCCGGCCGGCCTCGAAGGAGAAAGTCACCTGCAGAGGGGACAGCATCAGGTCCCCGTGAtgtccccaccaccacctccagccCGCCCTCCCGGTGTCCCCAGTACCTTGTCCCGGCCGAAGCGCCGCAGGAAGCGGTAGGGCCAGCTGTAGAGGATTTCCCCCGCCTGCAGATCCCGCAGCTCCAAGGCTTCCTCCCCAGCTCGCAGAACGAACCGGCCCCACAGGCGGCAGCGCTCGGAGGACTCGGTGGCCCTCACCGTCACCTCGAACTCCTTCCCCAAGCCAGCTGAGGACAGAGGAAGGCGACATTTGCGGGGATCAGAACCCCAAAACGCCCACCCCGAGCCGAGCTGGGGGacgaggaggggggggaagcgGTGTCCGGCCGATAAGGGCTGGAACCCCGCGGGAGGAGCGCGATAGCGCGGCGAAACCCAACCAAACCGCAGGGCAGGAAGAGCGCACGGAGGCTATTTTTGCCCCAAGCCTCCCAGCACGGTGCTGCGGGGGCGGCTGCTCACCCACGAGAAGCAGCCCCGGGTGCCGAAAgacgccccctccccgctcgcAGGCGCCCACCTTTGTCCCGGGAGCTGTAGAGGGAGTTTTCCTCCATGGAGAACTCGCCCTCGGCGCGCAGCGAGCCCTGCTGCCCGTCCTTCCccgctgcctgctcctccctgctcctctgcccaaAAAGAGCCGGGGGTGACCCTCAGCTCCGCCAGCCCCACGGCAGCTCGGGGTTTCCCCCGTGGATCCGGCATCTCCCACCCCATACTTAGCCCCATAGGGTCTCCCTCTCCATAGGATCTCCCATCCCATGGTTATCCCCCCCAGTGTCTCTCACCCCATGGTTATCCCACCCAAAGG
The Anas acuta chromosome 27, bAnaAcu1.1, whole genome shotgun sequence DNA segment above includes these coding regions:
- the DOK2 gene encoding docking protein 2: MEEAVVKQGALYLQLQQTFGKKWKKFWGVLYRESSCSTARLELFEGSAPPAAEKLRRGEGSRRLVKLSDCVHVAEASGDPGGCPKDTVPFLLETTDKRYLLAADSSETAGWVLRLCELAFPRSREEQAAGKDGQQGSLRAEGEFSMEENSLYSSRDKAGLGKEFEVTVRATESSERCRLWGRFVLRAGEEALELRDLQAGEILYSWPYRFLRRFGRDKVTFSFEAGRRCASGEGNFEFETRQGNEIFQVIESAIEAQRGRGAEEQRWGIPGDDGPRPRAQNKVPNWTQGHEEPGGDGGTAKCLYAEPCNSLQRGGAGKVPEKGRRQDAPAKAGAESEYAVPFDTIAKSLLGRQLGAVLRGPEEAPDPLYDSIHETSARAPLPRASVPKAEHIYDEPEGLCAHTVYDEPEEVKGEAWRLQAAPEEPSGHEYPYNPQRDDYAVPKRAVPLRQPFVAQGKEWLGDTEYDNVVLQFAKKRNQQ